Proteins co-encoded in one Meiothermus sp. genomic window:
- a CDS encoding Lrp/AsnC ligand binding domain-containing protein — MITAFVLIQTSRESTAETAEAVAEIPGVAEVYSVTGEWDLVAILRFKDFEQLDDIVTLGLRKLKGIERTQTLLAFRAYSRKLLEQGFNIGSEGL, encoded by the coding sequence GCGTTTGTCCTGATCCAGACCAGCCGCGAATCCACCGCCGAAACCGCCGAGGCCGTAGCCGAGATTCCTGGGGTGGCCGAGGTGTACTCGGTGACGGGTGAGTGGGATCTGGTGGCGATTTTACGCTTCAAAGACTTCGAGCAGCTCGACGATATCGTAACCCTGGGGCTGCGGAAGCTAAAGGGCATCGAGCGCACCCAGACCCTGCTGGCTTTCCGGGCTTATTCGCGCAAGCTGCTCGAGCAGGGCTTCAACATTGGCAGCGAAGGTTTGTAG